One window of the Mytilus galloprovincialis chromosome 14, xbMytGall1.hap1.1, whole genome shotgun sequence genome contains the following:
- the LOC143059508 gene encoding innexin unc-9-like isoform X2 yields MVLVKILDKVLGPIGVYEGHRTVFDDNFIDRLCHYYTIIGLFFGTILVGTAEYVGNPIECWCPAELSPEEVKYVNFVCWVQNTYYIPPFKPVPYEYEFRYSNTIFYYQWVPLILLIMAVICKFPRLVWKYMSNRCGVGIKKLVELAKQTHLNSKEDREQKLKFVAQYIDKWCVNVRAYRSGIFAPTREQAASLCDIGCGRHHGNYLISIRIMVRIMYFAVSFGLLFFLNEFLQNDIYVYGYDVINKFLAGQDWSLNHVRFPRVTLCDFDLRQLSNIQRYTMQCVLPVNLYNEKLFIILWFWMTLISVMSFLNVIYTLIVALMKKPRKNFIKKYLRLNELYEKRERDALTKKLLQKFVDLHLKHDGIFLLQLMSNNVGSAVMGDVIKHLWDLYRDRQFQINNGTVPKPADKNSYVSYRSSNGTLSKDFKKTLANESFV; encoded by the exons ATGGTTTTGGTCAAAAT CTTGGATAAAGTTCTTGGACCTATCGGTGTTTACGAAGGCCATCGAACTGTATTTGACGATAACTTCATCGATCGATTATGCCATTATTACACGATTATTGGACTATTTTTCGGTACAATTCTCGTGGGAACAGCCGAATACGTCGGTAACCCTATCGAGTGCTGGTGCCCTGCTGAACTCAGTCCGGAGGAAGTAAAGTATGTGAACTTTGTGTGCTGGGTTCAGAACACCTACTATATCCCGCCATTTAAACCTGTTCCTTATGAATATGAGTTCCGATACAGTAACACAATATTTTATTACCAATGGGTTCCACTGATACTACTGATAATGGCGGTTATATGTAAATTTCCTCGATTGGTATGGAAATATATGTCTAATAGGTGCGGAGTAGGAATTAAGAAATTAGTTGAATTGGCCAAACAGACGCACCTTAATTCAAAAGAAGACCgggaacaaaaattaaaatttgttgcTCAGTATATCGATAAATGGTGTGTCAATGTTCGTGCTTATCGTTCAGGAATTTTTGCTCCAACTCGTGAACAGGCTGCAAGCCTGTGTGACATCGGCTGTGGACGTCACCATGGAAACTACCTGATTAGCATTCGTATAATGGTGAGAATTATGTATTTTGCTGTTTCATTCGGACTTCTCTTCTTTCTTAACGAATTTcttcaaaatgatatatatgtttacggatatgacgtcataaataaattCTTGGCTGGCCAAGATTGGTCGTTAAATCACGTGAGATTTCCAAGAGTCACGCTCTGTGACTTTGACCTTCGTCAGTTGTCAAACATTCAGAGGTACACGATGCAGTGCGTACTTCCGGTTAACCTTTACAACGAAAAACTATTTATAATCCTATGGTTTTGGATGACTTTGATATCAGTGATGTCCTTTCTGAACGTCATTTATACGCTTATCGTCGCTCTAATGAAGAAGCCGAGGAAAAACTTCATTAAAAAGTATTTACGACTCAACGAACTTTACGAGAAGAGAGAACGAGACGCATTAACTAAAAAATTACTACAAAAATTTGTAGATTTGCATTTAAAACATGACGGAATATTTCTACTACAACTCATGTCAAATAATGTGGGCAGTGCCGTAATGGGAGATGTTATAAAGCATCTATGGGACCTATATCGTGATAGGCAGTTCCAGATCAATAACGGGACAGTCCCCAAACCTGCCGATAAAAACTCTTACGTGTCTTATAGAAGCAGTAATGGGACATTATCAAAAGACTTTAAAAAGACGCTAGCAAATGAAAGTTTTGTATGA
- the LOC143059508 gene encoding innexin unc-9-like isoform X1: protein MPYATFLDKVLGPIGVYEGHRTVFDDNFIDRLCHYYTIIGLFFGTILVGTAEYVGNPIECWCPAELSPEEVKYVNFVCWVQNTYYIPPFKPVPYEYEFRYSNTIFYYQWVPLILLIMAVICKFPRLVWKYMSNRCGVGIKKLVELAKQTHLNSKEDREQKLKFVAQYIDKWCVNVRAYRSGIFAPTREQAASLCDIGCGRHHGNYLISIRIMVRIMYFAVSFGLLFFLNEFLQNDIYVYGYDVINKFLAGQDWSLNHVRFPRVTLCDFDLRQLSNIQRYTMQCVLPVNLYNEKLFIILWFWMTLISVMSFLNVIYTLIVALMKKPRKNFIKKYLRLNELYEKRERDALTKKLLQKFVDLHLKHDGIFLLQLMSNNVGSAVMGDVIKHLWDLYRDRQFQINNGTVPKPADKNSYVSYRSSNGTLSKDFKKTLANESFV, encoded by the coding sequence CTTGGATAAAGTTCTTGGACCTATCGGTGTTTACGAAGGCCATCGAACTGTATTTGACGATAACTTCATCGATCGATTATGCCATTATTACACGATTATTGGACTATTTTTCGGTACAATTCTCGTGGGAACAGCCGAATACGTCGGTAACCCTATCGAGTGCTGGTGCCCTGCTGAACTCAGTCCGGAGGAAGTAAAGTATGTGAACTTTGTGTGCTGGGTTCAGAACACCTACTATATCCCGCCATTTAAACCTGTTCCTTATGAATATGAGTTCCGATACAGTAACACAATATTTTATTACCAATGGGTTCCACTGATACTACTGATAATGGCGGTTATATGTAAATTTCCTCGATTGGTATGGAAATATATGTCTAATAGGTGCGGAGTAGGAATTAAGAAATTAGTTGAATTGGCCAAACAGACGCACCTTAATTCAAAAGAAGACCgggaacaaaaattaaaatttgttgcTCAGTATATCGATAAATGGTGTGTCAATGTTCGTGCTTATCGTTCAGGAATTTTTGCTCCAACTCGTGAACAGGCTGCAAGCCTGTGTGACATCGGCTGTGGACGTCACCATGGAAACTACCTGATTAGCATTCGTATAATGGTGAGAATTATGTATTTTGCTGTTTCATTCGGACTTCTCTTCTTTCTTAACGAATTTcttcaaaatgatatatatgtttacggatatgacgtcataaataaattCTTGGCTGGCCAAGATTGGTCGTTAAATCACGTGAGATTTCCAAGAGTCACGCTCTGTGACTTTGACCTTCGTCAGTTGTCAAACATTCAGAGGTACACGATGCAGTGCGTACTTCCGGTTAACCTTTACAACGAAAAACTATTTATAATCCTATGGTTTTGGATGACTTTGATATCAGTGATGTCCTTTCTGAACGTCATTTATACGCTTATCGTCGCTCTAATGAAGAAGCCGAGGAAAAACTTCATTAAAAAGTATTTACGACTCAACGAACTTTACGAGAAGAGAGAACGAGACGCATTAACTAAAAAATTACTACAAAAATTTGTAGATTTGCATTTAAAACATGACGGAATATTTCTACTACAACTCATGTCAAATAATGTGGGCAGTGCCGTAATGGGAGATGTTATAAAGCATCTATGGGACCTATATCGTGATAGGCAGTTCCAGATCAATAACGGGACAGTCCCCAAACCTGCCGATAAAAACTCTTACGTGTCTTATAGAAGCAGTAATGGGACATTATCAAAAGACTTTAAAAAGACGCTAGCAAATGAAAGTTTTGTATGA